Genomic window (Rossellomorea aquimaris):
ATAAATGTCCAATGACCCCTCCACATGTCAAGCGTGAGCACTGGGGCTTTGATGACCCGGCAAAAGCCGAAGGAACCGATGAAGAAAAATGGGCATTCTTCCAACGTGTACGTGATGAAATCAGTGATCGCATCAAAACATTCGCTGAAACCGGGAAGTAAGAAAAAAAAGAGGGACGGACCTCATGGCAATCTTTAAACTCCTGTCCAATAGGTCCGTCCCTCTTTAATAAAGCCGAGAGAAGTTTCTCGGCTATTTTTTATATTAATTTATGAATGGGAGTGGGATTGTGATGGCTAAGGTTGAAATTTTTGATCCGGCTATGTGTTGTTCGACGGGGATTTGTGGTCCCAGTATTAATCCTGAGCTTACTCGAGTCGCGAATGCTGTATATTCACTTGAAAAACAAGGGTTTGATATTAGAAGATACAATTTAGCGAATGATCCAGGGGCATTTGCTGACCATGAGGTGATCAACCGGATTTTACATGATGAAGGTCCGGATGCTTTACCTGTCACGCTTGTTGATGGAAAACAAGCCGCTGTTGGAAAATATCCTTCAAATGAAGAGTTTTCAAAATGGTTTGAAGTACCGGCTGAGGAATTGAATGAGAAAAGAAAAGTACGACTGACATTGGATATTAATAAGAAATAAGAAAGTTGGGGTACAGTGTTCACATCGTTGCAATTAGGTGCTGTCAATCATACACCATTCCTCTTTTTCACAGGTAAAGGCGGAGTGGGAAAAACGTCTACGGCGAGTGCAACAGCCATTGCCCTTGCTGATGAAGGAAATAGGGTGCTGATCGTCAGTACAGATCCAGCTTCCAATTTACAGGATGTATTAGAAACCGAACTTACCAATCAACCTAAACAAGTTCCAGGAATACCGACATTATCCGCTTGTAATCTTGACCCGGAAGAAGCAGCTGCTTCATACCGTGAAAAAGTAATTGGACCATATAGAGGGAAGCTGCCAGAATCTGTAGTAAGTAATATGGAGGAACAACTGTCTGGTGCTTGTTCAGTTGAAATTGCCGCTTTTGATGAGTTTACAAGCTTGCTGGCTGACCCTGCCATAGTGGATGAGTTTGATCATATTGTATTTGATACGGCACCGACAGGTCATACACTCCGTTTACTGCAACTCCCAACAGCTTGGATGGGATTCTTGGAAGAGAGTACACATGGAGCTTCTTGCTTAGGACCTCTTTCAGGGCTTGGAGATAAGAAGGATTTGTATTCTTCAACTGTTAACGTTCTATCCGATAAGGAAAAAACTACTCTTGTACTTGTTGCACGGCCGGATTCTTCAGCGTTAATGGAGGCTGACCGGGCTTCAACAGAACTCAAGGACATTGGAATAAAAAATCAAATCTTGATTGTAAATGGATTAATGGGTAAGCATCAATGGGATGATTCGATTGCATCTGCCTTTTACAGCCGTCAACAAGAAGCATTACGTTCAATGCCGGTTGCTCTTAAGGAAATTCAAACTTATTCGCTACCTTATGTAGCGTATACCTTAACGGGAACGATTTCCTTGAGGCAATTACTCTCTCATGTAGAAGTTAACCCGAACGCCGTAACTGTTTATGACGATGAATCAATTGAAATTCCCGGATTAAAAAAAGTGATAGATGATTTCTCCAAGAACAACACCCGTGTCATTTTCACAATGGGAAAAGGTGGAGTGGGGAAAACCACTATTGCATCTGCCATAGCTGTTGGATTGGTTGAAAGGGGACATAAGGTACATTTAACCACAACAGATCCCGCAGCCCACTTAACTCATATATTTCAAGAGGAACGAGGGAAGGACGACTTAAGAATCAGCCGGATCGACCCGAAAGAAACAGTCGAGTCGTATAAAAAATCTGTTCTTTCTAAAGCTGCAGAGGGTCTTGATGAAGAAGGAATGGCGTATCTGGAGGAAGATTTAAACTCCCCTTGTACCGAAGAAATCGCCATCTTCCAATCTTTTGCAGAGATAGTAGGGAAAGCGGATGAAGAAATAGTCGTGATTGATACTGCTCCAACTGGCCATACTCTGCTTTTACTGGATGCAACTGAATCTTATACGAAAGAAGTGCCGCGTTCAAAAGGAGAGGTGGAAGACTATGTGAAAAATCTCCTGCCACGTCTTCGTAATTCAAACGAAACGAGCGTAGTGATAGTGACATTACCTGAAGCTACCCCTGTTTTAGAAGCGAAACGACTTCAGGAAGATTTGCACCGAGCGGAGATTCACCCAAAATGGTGGGTCATCAATCAAAGCTTATCGGTAACGAATACAACGGATCCCGTGTTAAGAGGCAGGGCTGTCTCAGAGCGTGAATGGATACAAAAAGTGTATAACGACTATGCAAACAAGACCGCTCTCATTCCATGGATGAGTGAAGAAAAAATAGGATACAAAAAACTGATGGACTTCTCTAAGTAAAGGTGGATAACAATGAATTATAATGAATTAGTAAAAGACCGGATTTATATCGGGAGTTTCGAAGATGCAGACTCAGTTCGTGATAAAGTAGATATAATCGTCGACTTGCGAGCTGAGGCACCTGGAGTGGAATTCGATGATGTGTCCCGCATGCATCGCCCGATCGTAGAGAATGCTGATCAACAAGAAGAGTCCGTAAGACGTGCAATTAATGAAGTGGTAACAGCCTATCAAAATGGCAAAAACGTCTACTTCCACTGTAACGGAGGAAGTAACCGAACAGGAACGGTCGCAGCAGGAACTCTCCTATCACTGGAAGAAGCCTCCACACTAGATGAAGCCGAAACAAAAGCCAAAAACGTCCGACCAAAAATAAACATCAAACCAGAACTGAAAAATGTTTTAAAAGTACTATATTCAAACAATTGAGGGACGGACCTCAAAAAGGAAAGGGGATTGTGTACAATGAATATTACGAATGAAGCAAAAGAAGTACTGTTGAATGCAATGGAAGAGAACAGCTCGGAAGGTATCAGGTTTTTTCTTAATCAAGGTGGCTGCTGTGGTCCACAAATTGGAGTTTCTTTAGATTCAGCTCAAGCAACAGATAAAGTGGAAGAAATTAATGGAGTTTCGGTTGCCTTTGATACGAATGTGATTTCTATGACTGATGATATCACATTAGATGTCCAAGATGGGGGACTAGTATTAGTGGGTGTTCCGGATAGCGGCTGCTGTTAAAGTCATCCTTGATAGAATAAGCCTGATCTGGGTGCTTTTTGTACTTAGATGCAGGCTTTTTTTGTGATGAATAATGAAGAGATTCCAATGAAGAAAACCAGCATGGAACCTAATCCCTGCCGGTCTGGCAAACTCTTTAATTAATTCCAACTGCATCAAATGATAGCTTCACAGCATTGACTTCTGATGAAGTGCTACCATATAAATCGGTTGCAGACTGGACAGCTGCTGCTCTTGCCTGACTGAAGGTTGAGGAAGCTGTCAGGTACACTGTATTCATACGGTAATAAATATCCCCAAGCTTTTCACGGCCAATTCCGGGAACGGTTATTCCATAATGATTACCACCTTCACTTAATAGGTAAGCCTGCTTGTTGATGATTCCACTGTTTGTATGAACACCGCCATTATCTCCTGTACCGGTATAACGTTTAGAGTAGTGGTCAGGGTCATCGTATTTAGCAGGGTTGCTCATGGATCGGAGGGCATCACCGGATGTGCCAGGTGTATAAATATCTTCTCCAATCTCGAAATCTGGATTCGATCCATTCTCGTATTCTACTAATGTACCAAATATATCTGAAATCGCTTCGTTTAAGGCTCCCGATTCATTCTGATATATAAGGTCAGAAGTAAAGTCTGTCACCGCATGAGTTAATTCATGGGCCACAACGTCAATGCCGCCTGAAAGTGGGGCGAACGTCGTGCCATCCCCGTCACCATACACCATTTGAGATCCGTTCCAGAAGGCATTATTGTAGCCGCTGCTGTAGTGAACAGAAGACACCAGGCTGGCGCCATGATTATCATAAGAATTACGATTGTAGT
Coding sequences:
- the arsD gene encoding arsenite efflux transporter metallochaperone ArsD, whose product is MAKVEIFDPAMCCSTGICGPSINPELTRVANAVYSLEKQGFDIRRYNLANDPGAFADHEVINRILHDEGPDALPVTLVDGKQAAVGKYPSNEEFSKWFEVPAEELNEKRKVRLTLDINKK
- the arsA gene encoding arsenical pump-driving ATPase, which codes for MFTSLQLGAVNHTPFLFFTGKGGVGKTSTASATAIALADEGNRVLIVSTDPASNLQDVLETELTNQPKQVPGIPTLSACNLDPEEAAASYREKVIGPYRGKLPESVVSNMEEQLSGACSVEIAAFDEFTSLLADPAIVDEFDHIVFDTAPTGHTLRLLQLPTAWMGFLEESTHGASCLGPLSGLGDKKDLYSSTVNVLSDKEKTTLVLVARPDSSALMEADRASTELKDIGIKNQILIVNGLMGKHQWDDSIASAFYSRQQEALRSMPVALKEIQTYSLPYVAYTLTGTISLRQLLSHVEVNPNAVTVYDDESIEIPGLKKVIDDFSKNNTRVIFTMGKGGVGKTTIASAIAVGLVERGHKVHLTTTDPAAHLTHIFQEERGKDDLRISRIDPKETVESYKKSVLSKAAEGLDEEGMAYLEEDLNSPCTEEIAIFQSFAEIVGKADEEIVVIDTAPTGHTLLLLDATESYTKEVPRSKGEVEDYVKNLLPRLRNSNETSVVIVTLPEATPVLEAKRLQEDLHRAEIHPKWWVINQSLSVTNTTDPVLRGRAVSEREWIQKVYNDYANKTALIPWMSEEKIGYKKLMDFSK
- a CDS encoding dual specificity protein phosphatase family protein encodes the protein MNYNELVKDRIYIGSFEDADSVRDKVDIIVDLRAEAPGVEFDDVSRMHRPIVENADQQEESVRRAINEVVTAYQNGKNVYFHCNGGSNRTGTVAAGTLLSLEEASTLDEAETKAKNVRPKINIKPELKNVLKVLYSNN
- a CDS encoding adhesin, translating into MNITNEAKEVLLNAMEENSSEGIRFFLNQGGCCGPQIGVSLDSAQATDKVEEINGVSVAFDTNVISMTDDITLDVQDGGLVLVGVPDSGCC